From the Butyrivibrio fibrisolvens genome, one window contains:
- a CDS encoding carbohydrate ABC transporter permease, translating to MAKTKDLDLAPSKRDRFGVGQFILAIILLIYTLFCSLPVLLVFIAAFTDEKYITQNGFSFLPKKLSLVGFNTVLRYGTQLARSYGITIFITVFGTLLGLLVMSMFAYSISRSDFRLGKFLSVYLLIPMLFNGGQLSGYIVFTSYYGLKDSLWLLILPLCVSTMNVIILRTYIANSIPGELMEAAKIDGAGEYRTFFQIVLPLLKPSLAAVGFMMATGYWNDWQNALLYITSDNKKPLQLLLINIQKSIEFLLNNNNVPAAARAAMGGTIPQYSATMATVVVVIAPIMVIYPFFQKYFIKGLTVGSVKG from the coding sequence ATGGCTAAGACTAAAGATTTGGATCTGGCTCCTTCCAAGAGAGACAGATTTGGAGTAGGACAATTTATACTTGCGATAATACTGTTGATATATACACTATTTTGTTCCTTACCGGTTCTTCTGGTGTTTATAGCAGCATTTACTGATGAAAAGTACATAACACAAAATGGCTTCTCATTTTTGCCAAAGAAGCTGTCACTTGTCGGATTTAATACGGTTCTTAGATATGGAACACAGCTTGCGAGGTCATATGGAATTACGATATTCATAACTGTATTCGGAACACTTTTGGGACTTCTTGTAATGAGCATGTTTGCTTATTCTATAAGCCGTAGCGATTTTAGACTTGGTAAGTTTTTGTCAGTATATCTTCTTATACCGATGCTCTTTAATGGAGGGCAGCTTTCCGGATATATCGTATTTACAAGTTATTACGGATTAAAAGACAGCTTATGGCTCCTTATACTTCCGCTTTGTGTTTCAACTATGAATGTAATAATTCTTAGAACTTATATAGCCAATAGTATCCCGGGCGAACTAATGGAAGCTGCCAAGATAGACGGTGCGGGAGAGTACAGAACTTTCTTCCAGATTGTTCTTCCTCTTTTAAAACCTTCACTTGCAGCAGTTGGATTCATGATGGCTACGGGCTATTGGAATGATTGGCAGAACGCTCTTTTGTATATAACAAGTGATAATAAAAAACCACTTCAGCTACTTCTTATAAATATCCAAAAGAGTATAGAGTTCCTTCTTAACAACAACAACGTGCCTGCAGCAGCAAGAGCAGCTATGGGAGGTACAATTCCGCAGTATTCAGCAACAATGGCAACAGTTGTAGTTGTAATAGCTCCTATTATGGTAATATACCCGTTTTTCCAGAAATATTTTATTAAAGGTCTTACTGTTGGTTCTGTAAAAGGTTGA
- a CDS encoding THUMP domain-containing class I SAM-dependent RNA methyltransferase: protein MKYYELIAPCHMGLEAVLKREIIDLGYDITEVADGRVSFQGDADAVCRANICLRTAERILIKIGSFTATTYEELFQGTKALPLDEFIPKDGKFWVTKASTVKSALFSPSDIQRVMKKAMVEGMKEAYNTSIFPEDGEEFPIRVFLYKDEVTVALDSTGVSLHKRGYRRLESQAPIAENLAAALIMLTPWHADRILIDPFCGSGTIPIEAAMIAANIAPGVHRSFNAEKWTHLITPGNWADVRQECEEEVNLDVVTDIQGYDIDPDVIEIARINADKAGVGDLIHFQTRDVAQLSHRKKYGFIITNPPYGERIGDKSNLYSLYRTLGQRYKALDDWSMYMITSFEEAQDAIGKKADKNRKIYNGMLKTYFYQYMGAKPPRRKDRTND, encoded by the coding sequence ATGAAATATTATGAACTAATAGCGCCCTGTCATATGGGACTTGAAGCAGTACTTAAAAGAGAGATAATAGACCTTGGCTATGATATTACAGAGGTTGCAGATGGAAGAGTATCTTTTCAGGGAGATGCAGACGCTGTATGCAGAGCCAATATATGCCTTAGAACCGCAGAGAGAATCCTTATCAAGATAGGATCATTTACTGCAACTACCTACGAAGAACTTTTTCAGGGAACCAAGGCACTTCCTCTTGATGAATTCATTCCAAAGGATGGAAAGTTCTGGGTCACCAAAGCTTCTACAGTTAAGAGCGCACTCTTTTCACCAAGTGATATTCAAAGGGTTATGAAAAAAGCCATGGTAGAGGGCATGAAGGAAGCTTATAACACTTCCATATTCCCTGAAGATGGCGAAGAATTCCCTATAAGAGTATTCCTTTATAAGGATGAAGTAACAGTAGCTCTTGATTCAACCGGTGTATCTCTTCATAAAAGAGGATACAGAAGGCTTGAATCTCAGGCTCCTATTGCGGAGAACCTTGCAGCAGCACTTATAATGCTGACTCCCTGGCATGCAGACAGGATACTTATTGATCCCTTCTGCGGATCAGGTACTATTCCGATAGAAGCAGCAATGATAGCAGCTAATATCGCACCTGGCGTTCACAGATCTTTTAATGCAGAGAAGTGGACTCACCTTATAACTCCTGGAAACTGGGCAGATGTAAGACAGGAATGCGAAGAAGAAGTTAATCTGGATGTAGTAACTGATATTCAGGGATACGATATCGATCCTGATGTCATTGAGATAGCAAGGATCAACGCAGATAAGGCAGGCGTTGGTGACCTTATCCACTTCCAGACAAGAGACGTGGCACAGCTTTCTCATAGAAAGAAATACGGATTTATCATCACAAACCCTCCATATGGTGAAAGAATTGGCGATAAATCAAATCTTTACAGCCTCTATCGCACCCTCGGACAGCGTTATAAAGCACTTGACGACTGGTCGATGTACATGATCACTTCCTTCGAGGAAGCACAGGATGCTATAGGCAAAAAGGCAGACAAGAACCGCAAGATCTACAATGGAATGCTTAAGACTTATTTCTACCAGTACATGGGGGCCAAGCCGCCACGTAGAAAGGACAGAACCAATGACTGA
- a CDS encoding ABC transporter permease: MKNFCSNTWKHRAHVVMALPVFLILFFIMYVPMAGLVMAFKNFDFTKGIWASPWCGLDNFKFLIASKATFLSITGNTILYYLLFTAVGTVLNVALAIAIDQLILKKMAKTMQTLMIIPVFISYAAVQFIVYAFISSDTGIINNLFGTSIRFYSEAGLWPWILLVVKIWKDTGYGSVLYMSVLAGIDNSLYEAADIDGASKWQQIRHITLPSLIPMITVMLLLSVGNVMRSDTGLFYQVTRNSGILYDTTQVIDSYVLNAIFKNSNFGFTAATSFFQSVVGLLLMLFANFMVRKIEPENALF; encoded by the coding sequence ATGAAAAATTTCTGTAGTAATACCTGGAAACATCGGGCTCATGTAGTGATGGCACTTCCAGTGTTTCTGATTTTATTCTTCATAATGTATGTGCCTATGGCGGGTCTTGTCATGGCATTTAAAAATTTCGATTTTACCAAAGGTATTTGGGCAAGTCCATGGTGTGGGCTTGATAATTTCAAGTTTCTTATAGCTTCCAAAGCAACATTTTTATCTATAACAGGAAATACAATCTTGTATTATCTTCTTTTTACAGCAGTCGGGACAGTTCTCAATGTTGCACTTGCAATAGCAATAGATCAGCTGATTCTCAAAAAGATGGCCAAGACAATGCAAACGCTGATGATTATCCCGGTATTTATCTCTTATGCGGCTGTTCAGTTTATTGTATATGCATTTATTAGTTCTGATACGGGTATTATCAATAACCTTTTTGGAACCAGCATAAGGTTTTATTCTGAAGCCGGATTGTGGCCCTGGATACTCCTTGTAGTCAAGATCTGGAAGGATACAGGTTATGGCTCGGTTCTGTATATGTCAGTTCTAGCAGGTATTGACAACTCCTTGTATGAAGCTGCTGACATTGATGGTGCAAGCAAATGGCAACAGATAAGACATATCACACTTCCTTCACTGATACCTATGATAACGGTTATGCTTCTTTTGTCAGTCGGAAATGTTATGAGATCTGATACAGGTCTTTTTTATCAGGTAACAAGAAATAGCGGTATTCTTTATGATACTACACAGGTTATTGATTCATATGTACTGAATGCAATTTTCAAGAATTCAAATTTTGGATTTACTGCAGCTACATCATTCTTTCAATCGGTGGTTGGCCTTCTGCTTATGCTGTTTGCTAACTTTATGGTTCGAAAGATTGAACCTGAAAACGCATTATTCTGA
- a CDS encoding GH36-type glycosyl hydrolase domain-containing protein, giving the protein MKYGHFDDDAREYVITTPKTPLPWINYLGNQEFFSLISNTCGGYSFCKDAKLLRITRYRYNNIPYDNNGKYFYIKDGDTIWNPGWQPTKTTLDEYECRHGLGYSKFKGVKNGVEANVLTFVPMNDRCEISRIRIKNTTSTAKELKLFSYVEWCLWNADDDERNFQRNLSTGEVEVIDSAIFHKTEYRERRNHFAVYSVNTKVDGFDTSRESFLGPYNGNDTPDVVTNGACTNSVASGWSPVAVHQINVTLAPGEEKSFVFVLGFIENDENDKWESPGVIKKDLAWEMLDRYKTDEQVDKAFDILVDYWKSLLSKYNVKSSNDKVDRMVNIWNQYQCMVTFNMSRSASYYESGIGRGMGFRDSCQDLLGFVHLIPDRARARIIDIASTQFQDGSAYHQYQPLTKKGNADIGSGFNDDPLWLIAGTSAYIRETGDDSILDEMVPFDNDESVATPLMNHLKRSFDYIVNHKGPHNLPLIGRADWNDCLNLNCFSAHPGESFQTFGPSEGPVAESVFIAGMFVKYGEEYAQLCELKGDKAEAEYARCEVQKMYDAVLKDGWDGEWFIRAYDAYSHKVGSKECEEGQIFIEPQGFCVLAGIGVKEGLAKKAMDSVKEKLDTKYGIMILQPAYTKYHLELGEVSSYPPGYKENAGIFCHNNPWVSIAETVLGDGDRAFEIYKKTCPAYIEDISEIHCTEPYVYSQMVAGKDAKFFGQGKNSWLTGTAAWTFIDISQYILGVYPTLKGLMIDPCIPEGFGDYELTRKYRGITYNISVKTNNTQKGVKEIIVDGVSIHEKAIPYDPSKKGSTVKVEVIMG; this is encoded by the coding sequence ATGAAATACGGGCATTTTGACGATGACGCAAGAGAATATGTCATCACCACTCCTAAAACTCCACTTCCGTGGATCAATTATTTAGGAAACCAGGAGTTCTTTTCTCTGATATCAAATACTTGCGGTGGATATTCCTTCTGCAAGGATGCAAAACTCCTGCGTATAACACGTTACCGTTATAACAACATTCCATATGATAATAACGGCAAATACTTCTACATCAAAGATGGTGATACCATCTGGAATCCGGGCTGGCAGCCAACTAAGACCACTCTTGATGAGTATGAATGCCGTCATGGTCTTGGTTATTCCAAATTCAAGGGCGTAAAGAACGGTGTTGAAGCCAATGTTCTTACATTCGTTCCTATGAATGACAGATGCGAGATATCTCGTATCAGGATTAAGAATACCACATCTACAGCAAAAGAACTTAAACTTTTTTCATATGTTGAATGGTGTCTGTGGAATGCGGACGATGATGAGAGAAATTTCCAGAGAAACCTCTCTACAGGTGAAGTTGAAGTTATAGACTCTGCAATCTTCCATAAGACAGAGTACAGAGAAAGACGTAATCACTTTGCTGTATATTCTGTAAATACTAAAGTTGATGGATTTGATACATCCAGAGAGAGTTTCCTTGGACCTTACAATGGCAATGATACACCGGATGTTGTAACAAATGGCGCCTGCACAAACTCTGTAGCAAGCGGATGGTCTCCTGTTGCTGTACATCAGATCAATGTAACTTTAGCGCCCGGCGAAGAGAAGAGCTTCGTATTCGTACTTGGTTTTATTGAAAATGACGAGAACGATAAGTGGGAATCTCCCGGAGTTATCAAAAAAGATCTCGCATGGGAGATGCTGGATCGTTACAAGACAGATGAGCAGGTTGATAAGGCCTTCGATATCCTTGTAGATTACTGGAAGAGTCTTCTGTCCAAATACAATGTTAAGAGTTCCAATGACAAGGTTGACCGTATGGTTAACATCTGGAATCAGTACCAGTGCATGGTTACCTTCAATATGTCACGTTCTGCTTCCTACTACGAATCCGGTATCGGCCGCGGAATGGGCTTTAGAGATTCTTGTCAGGATCTGCTGGGATTTGTACATCTTATACCTGACAGAGCAAGAGCACGTATCATCGATATCGCTTCTACACAGTTCCAGGATGGCAGCGCATATCACCAGTATCAGCCTCTTACCAAGAAGGGTAATGCAGATATAGGATCCGGCTTTAACGATGATCCGCTCTGGCTGATCGCAGGTACCAGCGCATATATCCGCGAGACAGGTGATGATTCTATTCTTGATGAGATGGTTCCTTTCGATAATGACGAAAGCGTAGCTACTCCTCTTATGAATCACCTTAAGAGATCCTTTGATTATATCGTAAACCACAAGGGTCCTCACAATCTTCCTCTTATCGGCCGCGCCGACTGGAACGACTGTCTGAACCTTAACTGTTTCTCAGCCCATCCAGGCGAATCCTTCCAGACCTTTGGACCTTCTGAAGGGCCTGTTGCAGAGTCAGTATTCATCGCAGGTATGTTTGTAAAATACGGTGAAGAGTACGCTCAGCTGTGCGAGCTTAAGGGTGATAAAGCTGAGGCAGAGTATGCAAGATGTGAAGTTCAGAAGATGTATGATGCAGTTCTTAAAGACGGATGGGACGGCGAATGGTTCATTAGAGCATATGATGCATATTCTCACAAGGTTGGATCCAAAGAATGCGAAGAAGGTCAGATCTTCATCGAGCCTCAGGGTTTTTGCGTACTTGCTGGTATCGGTGTCAAGGAAGGCCTTGCCAAGAAGGCTATGGATTCTGTCAAAGAAAAACTCGATACCAAGTATGGTATCATGATCCTCCAGCCGGCATATACCAAGTACCACTTAGAGCTTGGTGAAGTAAGCTCATATCCACCGGGATACAAAGAAAATGCAGGTATCTTCTGTCACAACAATCCTTGGGTATCTATCGCTGAGACTGTTCTTGGTGATGGCGACAGAGCGTTTGAAATCTACAAAAAGACATGTCCTGCATACATCGAGGATATAAGCGAGATCCACTGCACAGAGCCTTATGTATACTCACAGATGGTAGCAGGTAAGGACGCTAAGTTCTTCGGTCAAGGCAAGAACTCTTGGCTTACAGGGACTGCTGCATGGACATTTATAGATATCAGCCAGTACATTCTAGGTGTATATCCTACTCTGAAAGGACTCATGATTGATCCTTGTATTCCTGAAGGTTTTGGAGATTATGAACTTACCAGAAAGTACAGAGGAATCACCTATAACATAAGTGTAAAGACAAACAACACACAAAAAGGTGTTAAAGAGATTATAGTTGATGGCGTTAGCATCCATGAAAAAGCAATACCTTATGATCCTTCCAAGAAAGGATCAACTGTAAAAGTCGAAGTCATTATGGGCTAA
- a CDS encoding LacI family DNA-binding transcriptional regulator, protein MNQKISMKDISDACGVSIATVSKALNDRGDISEETKQKIRSIASDMGYFPNAAAKALKTSRSYNLGVLFVDDAMSGLTHDYFAHVLDSFKRTAEASGYDITFINSQGEGQQPRSYLEHARYRGFDGVVIACVNFYDPKVEELIRGNIPVVTIDHVFDNRIAIMSNNIKGMKDLVTYCYSQGHRKIAYVHGAYSSVTQSRLSSFYKTCESFGIDVPEEYVLEGDYRNTAKAFACTEQLLKLKDPPTCILYPDDFAAIGGIGAIHMMGLQPGVDVSVAGFDGIPIAMRMHPPLTTLHQDTESLGRLAAQRLISLIDSPRTTVIEQVTVDGQIFPGGTVGKIG, encoded by the coding sequence ATGAATCAAAAGATTTCGATGAAGGATATTTCAGATGCTTGCGGAGTTTCTATTGCTACCGTGTCCAAGGCATTAAATGATAGGGGAGACATTAGCGAAGAGACCAAACAGAAGATAAGATCGATCGCTTCTGATATGGGATATTTCCCTAATGCAGCAGCCAAAGCGCTTAAGACCAGCAGATCCTATAATCTGGGAGTTTTGTTTGTAGATGATGCGATGTCTGGTCTTACACATGACTATTTTGCTCATGTGCTTGATTCTTTCAAAAGGACAGCAGAGGCATCCGGATATGACATTACGTTCATCAATAGTCAGGGTGAAGGTCAGCAGCCAAGAAGTTATCTTGAACATGCCAGATACAGGGGCTTTGATGGAGTGGTTATAGCTTGTGTCAACTTCTATGATCCCAAGGTAGAAGAGCTCATAAGAGGTAATATTCCTGTTGTTACCATAGACCATGTATTTGATAACCGTATAGCCATTATGTCCAATAACATAAAAGGCATGAAGGATCTTGTGACATACTGCTATTCTCAGGGACATAGGAAGATCGCCTATGTACACGGTGCATACTCATCTGTTACCCAGAGCCGTCTTTCAAGTTTTTACAAGACATGCGAGAGTTTTGGAATAGATGTTCCTGAAGAATATGTTCTCGAAGGTGATTATCGTAATACTGCCAAGGCATTTGCATGTACAGAGCAGCTTTTAAAGCTCAAGGATCCGCCAACATGTATTCTTTATCCGGATGATTTTGCCGCAATCGGCGGAATTGGTGCAATTCACATGATGGGACTTCAGCCTGGAGTTGATGTTTCAGTTGCAGGATTCGATGGAATCCCGATCGCTATGCGTATGCATCCTCCTCTTACAACGCTTCATCAGGATACGGAATCACTGGGACGTCTTGCTGCCCAGCGCCTTATATCACTTATTGATTCTCCGCGTACTACAGTCATAGAGCAGGTTACGGTGGACGGACAGATATTCCCGGGCGGAACTGTAGGCAAGATAGGTTAG
- a CDS encoding HD domain-containing phosphohydrolase: protein MDYKKNNTGDDMAEERTESKTTILIVDDSEINRDVLKEIFKDDYTILEADNGKAAIDMVVKSRAFLAAILLDINMPEMDGFAVLTEIGKVKLLDKIPVIMITSDTSAETERRCYEQGVADVICKPFEPLIVKQKVSRSIELILSKRHLEEQITSQTKLLRAQYQQLQKQQEILKKNNALIVEKICTIVEFRNLESGYHLRRIHDFVSILGRYIMNMYPEYGLTQYQVDVMADASAMHDIGKITVPDTILLKPGRLTRDEFEVMKSHTTRGCDIIRMLSDIQDKDYFEYSYDICRHHHEKYDGNGYPDGLKGEDISIAAQLTGLADVYDALISERVYKAAYSMDKAFGMIVNGECGVFNPKLINCFRQAKLEMNNAFLKTKMKEKEELKALHGEDDDYDDD, encoded by the coding sequence TTGGATTACAAGAAAAACAATACAGGTGATGATATGGCTGAAGAGAGAACCGAGAGTAAAACTACAATTCTCATAGTTGATGACTCCGAGATCAATCGCGATGTCCTTAAAGAGATATTCAAGGACGATTATACGATCCTGGAAGCTGATAATGGCAAGGCAGCGATAGATATGGTAGTCAAAAGCAGGGCATTCCTTGCAGCTATCCTTCTGGACATAAATATGCCCGAGATGGATGGCTTTGCTGTGCTTACAGAGATAGGTAAAGTCAAGCTTTTGGACAAGATTCCTGTTATCATGATAACCAGCGACACCTCTGCAGAGACAGAGAGAAGATGTTATGAACAAGGTGTCGCTGATGTTATATGTAAGCCTTTTGAACCACTTATAGTTAAACAGAAGGTCAGTAGATCCATAGAACTTATCCTTTCAAAAAGACATCTCGAAGAGCAGATAACTTCACAGACCAAGCTCCTTCGCGCCCAGTACCAGCAGCTTCAAAAGCAGCAGGAGATACTTAAGAAAAATAATGCGCTGATCGTTGAAAAGATCTGCACTATAGTTGAGTTCCGTAACCTTGAGTCAGGATATCATCTAAGGCGTATCCATGACTTTGTATCTATACTAGGCAGATACATCATGAATATGTATCCTGAGTACGGCCTTACACAGTATCAGGTTGATGTAATGGCAGATGCTTCTGCAATGCATGATATAGGCAAGATAACAGTCCCTGATACTATACTTCTAAAACCCGGACGACTTACAAGAGATGAATTTGAAGTTATGAAATCACATACTACAAGAGGATGTGATATTATCAGAATGCTTTCGGATATTCAGGACAAGGATTACTTTGAATACAGCTATGATATATGCAGACACCATCATGAGAAGTATGATGGCAACGGATATCCTGACGGACTAAAAGGAGAAGACATCTCCATAGCAGCCCAGCTTACAGGCCTTGCGGATGTATACGATGCTCTTATCAGCGAAAGAGTCTATAAGGCAGCGTATTCTATGGACAAAGCCTTTGGAATGATCGTTAACGGTGAATGCGGCGTATTCAACCCCAAACTTATAAACTGCTTCAGGCAGGCCAAACTGGAGATGAACAATGCCTTCTTGAAGACCAAGATGAAGGAAAAAGAAGAGCTTAAGGCACTCCACGGAGAAGATGATGATTATGACGATGATTAA
- a CDS encoding ABC transporter substrate-binding protein, which translates to MKRKIFSVTMAAAMAMSMLAGCGSSTTDTQTATDTTNTTNTTNTTDTTSETNTASESSDSGDAVTISLYRCTFNLASPDGDQVQKVEDAINDYIADKINVRIELTDIGSGEYTDKANLALANNEINLLWTASWEGTIGTNDLVPANAVYDITDLLPGTDLYNSMDEGQWEATKYDGKNYFIPVYKDNVEGYDFMFRQDLIDKYGWDITTVKELADLEPMLADCKSEGLKYPFLTQKTAMFYRWYIDSFDFFTADSSTNFFAVDRSTNEVVNTIQTPEYLEFCTLMAQWADKGYISEDDYTKVTTDTTTQTQDWGISWWTDIPVNDEADSRYGQDVTMQKATDRYAHSTSALGSCYCVTANSTAEQAQACIDFMGLLYTDSTLADIYTFGIEGEDFTYNADGQVTQTSEKYNHSMWESASATIVTPLDNEPANKAELYEDFNGGANTSCAAGFRFDKSPVEAQYTACANLFEQYGFPLENGGIPESKVASTIEEYQAALDAAGYQDVLAEFQSQYDAWKAAQ; encoded by the coding sequence ATGAAGAGAAAGATTTTTTCAGTAACAATGGCAGCGGCTATGGCTATGTCGATGCTCGCAGGTTGCGGATCATCTACGACAGACACACAGACTGCTACAGACACCACCAATACCACTAATACCACTAATACCACTGATACTACATCAGAAACAAATACAGCTTCTGAGAGTAGTGATTCTGGTGACGCTGTAACAATCAGTCTTTACAGATGTACATTCAACCTTGCAAGCCCTGATGGCGATCAGGTACAAAAGGTTGAGGATGCAATCAATGATTATATTGCTGATAAGATCAATGTCAGGATTGAACTTACAGATATTGGCTCAGGTGAATACACAGACAAGGCTAATCTGGCTCTTGCCAACAACGAGATCAACCTTCTCTGGACAGCATCATGGGAAGGAACAATCGGAACTAATGACCTTGTTCCTGCTAATGCTGTATATGATATTACAGATCTTCTTCCTGGTACAGACCTCTACAATTCAATGGATGAAGGCCAGTGGGAAGCAACCAAGTATGATGGCAAAAACTATTTCATCCCTGTATACAAGGACAATGTAGAAGGTTATGACTTCATGTTCCGTCAAGATCTTATTGACAAGTATGGATGGGATATCACAACTGTTAAGGAACTTGCAGATCTTGAGCCAATGCTTGCTGATTGTAAGTCAGAAGGACTTAAATATCCTTTCCTTACACAGAAGACAGCAATGTTCTACAGATGGTACATCGACAGCTTCGATTTCTTCACAGCTGATTCTTCTACAAACTTCTTTGCTGTAGACAGATCTACAAACGAAGTTGTTAATACTATCCAGACACCTGAATATCTTGAGTTCTGTACACTTATGGCTCAGTGGGCTGATAAGGGTTACATCTCAGAAGATGATTATACAAAGGTTACTACTGATACAACAACTCAGACACAGGATTGGGGTATTTCATGGTGGACAGATATTCCTGTAAATGATGAAGCAGATTCACGTTATGGCCAGGATGTAACAATGCAGAAGGCTACAGACAGATATGCTCATTCAACATCAGCTCTTGGTTCTTGCTACTGCGTAACAGCAAACAGCACAGCTGAGCAGGCTCAGGCTTGTATTGATTTCATGGGACTCCTTTACACAGATTCAACACTTGCTGATATATATACATTCGGTATCGAAGGTGAAGACTTCACATACAACGCAGATGGACAGGTCACACAGACATCTGAGAAGTACAACCACTCAATGTGGGAATCAGCTTCAGCAACAATCGTTACACCACTTGATAACGAGCCAGCTAACAAGGCTGAACTCTATGAAGACTTCAATGGTGGCGCTAACACATCTTGCGCAGCAGGTTTCAGATTTGACAAGAGCCCTGTAGAAGCTCAGTATACAGCATGTGCTAACCTTTTCGAGCAGTATGGATTCCCGCTTGAAAATGGTGGTATTCCTGAGAGCAAGGTTGCATCAACAATCGAAGAGTACCAGGCAGCACTTGACGCTGCAGGATATCAGGATGTTCTTGCTGAGTTCCAGTCACAGTATGATGCTTGGAAAGCTGCTCAATAA
- the rdgB gene encoding RdgB/HAM1 family non-canonical purine NTP pyrophosphatase — MRIVFATGNKDKMREIRQILGSLGMEIVSMKEAGVFEDVEENGTTFSENSVIKASAIANKLHELGDNDSIVLADDSGLEIDALGGEPGIYSARYMGKDTPYPVKNAKIIERLEGVEDKDRTARFVCAVSAVLPNGKVLTSVKTMEGIIGHEIAGENGFGYDPIFFLPQFGKTSAQISPEEKNSISHRGKALRDMEELLAKELG, encoded by the coding sequence ATGAGAATTGTTTTTGCAACAGGTAATAAGGACAAAATGCGCGAGATAAGGCAGATACTCGGAAGTCTTGGGATGGAGATCGTGTCTATGAAGGAGGCCGGAGTATTTGAAGATGTAGAAGAAAACGGTACTACTTTTTCTGAGAATTCCGTAATCAAGGCATCAGCTATAGCTAATAAGCTTCATGAACTTGGAGATAATGATTCGATCGTCCTTGCAGATGATTCGGGGCTTGAGATCGATGCACTCGGGGGAGAACCGGGTATCTATTCAGCCCGCTATATGGGCAAGGATACTCCGTATCCCGTAAAAAATGCAAAGATCATAGAAAGACTTGAAGGAGTAGAAGATAAAGACCGCACTGCACGCTTCGTATGCGCCGTCTCAGCCGTTTTGCCAAACGGTAAGGTACTTACATCAGTTAAGACCATGGAGGGCATCATAGGCCACGAGATAGCCGGTGAGAATGGTTTTGGATATGATCCTATATTCTTCCTGCCACAGTTTGGCAAAACTTCTGCCCAGATATCTCCGGAAGAGAAAAATTCTATCAGTCACAGAGGAAAAGCTTTGAGGGATATGGAAGAGCTTCTTGCCAAAGAACTTGGGTAA